The Nocardioides salarius genome includes a region encoding these proteins:
- a CDS encoding DUF2752 domain-containing protein, which translates to MSVLAPVAPPPPTRRERLRAPALTIGGLALATVALRLHDPHVAGSWGICPSAALGFWCPGCGGLRAVNDLTHGDVASAASSNLLLVVLMPVAVALLAAWALSRWHGRRAPRLRGRAASVVLVAGLVVVGAFTLLRNLPLPVGTWLAP; encoded by the coding sequence ATGAGCGTCCTGGCCCCCGTCGCACCGCCGCCGCCCACCCGGCGCGAGCGGCTGCGGGCGCCGGCGCTGACCATCGGCGGCCTGGCACTGGCCACCGTCGCCCTGCGGCTGCACGACCCGCACGTCGCCGGCAGCTGGGGCATCTGCCCCTCCGCGGCGCTGGGCTTCTGGTGCCCGGGCTGCGGCGGCCTGCGGGCGGTCAACGACCTCACCCACGGCGACGTCGCGTCGGCGGCCTCGAGCAACCTGCTGCTCGTGGTGCTGATGCCGGTGGCCGTGGCGCTGCTGGCCGCGTGGGCGCTCTCGCGCTGGCACGGACGCCGCGCGCCCCGGCTGCGGGGACGCGCGGCGTCGGTGGTGCTGGTGGCCGGGCTGGTCGTGGTGGGCGCCTTCACGTTGCTGCGCAACCTGCCGCTGCCGGTGGGCACCTGGCTGGCGCCCTGA
- the trpC gene encoding indole-3-glycerol phosphate synthase TrpC, translating into MSVLDDIVAGVRVDLAERQATTSLSDLRAALADVDAPRDPMPHLRAPGSSVIAEVKRRSPSKGALADIPDPTVLAREYAAGGAAAISVLTEQRRFGGSLADLRAVRAAVDTPLLRKDFIVTDYQLWEARAAGADLALLIVAALDDDDLRRLHDLAGELGLTALVEVHDEAETERAVALGAPLVGVNARNLKTLEIDPATFARLAPQVPDDVVKVAESGVVGVDDVRRHVGEGARAVLVGEALVKDGDPRAAVAAMTGVQA; encoded by the coding sequence GTGTCCGTCCTCGACGACATCGTCGCCGGCGTCCGGGTCGACCTCGCCGAGCGCCAGGCCACCACGTCGCTGAGCGACCTGCGTGCCGCGCTCGCCGACGTCGACGCGCCGCGCGACCCGATGCCGCACCTGCGCGCCCCCGGCTCGAGCGTCATCGCCGAGGTCAAGCGCAGGAGCCCGAGCAAGGGCGCCCTCGCCGACATCCCCGACCCCACGGTCCTGGCCCGCGAGTACGCCGCCGGGGGCGCGGCCGCGATCAGCGTGCTGACCGAGCAGCGGCGCTTCGGCGGGTCGCTGGCTGACCTGCGCGCGGTGCGCGCCGCGGTGGACACCCCGCTGCTGCGCAAGGACTTCATCGTCACCGACTACCAGCTCTGGGAGGCCCGGGCCGCCGGCGCCGACCTGGCGCTGCTGATCGTGGCCGCCCTCGACGACGACGACCTGCGCCGGCTGCACGACCTGGCGGGTGAGCTGGGGCTGACCGCGCTGGTCGAGGTGCACGACGAGGCCGAGACCGAGCGCGCGGTCGCCCTGGGGGCGCCGCTGGTCGGCGTCAACGCTCGCAACCTCAAGACCCTCGAGATCGACCCGGCCACCTTCGCCCGGCTGGCCCCGCAGGTCCCCGACGACGTGGTCAAGGTCGCCGAGTCCGGCGTCGTCGGCGTCGACGACGTCCGTCGCCACGTCGGCGAGGGCGCCCGCGCGGTGCTCGTCGGCGAGGCGCTCGTCAAGGACGGCGACCCCCGCGCCGCCGTCGCCGCCATGACAGGAGTCCAGGCATGA
- a CDS encoding Trp biosynthesis-associated membrane protein codes for MAEPHRARRTFAPVVLLGLAAGTLTAVAGTRPGVDVVGDPGSGVTASVGLGGPEAAYDLPLVTSLALVALAAWGVVLVTRGRVRRVVVAVGLLGSVGALVAALAAWGSLPDELRTALEQVGAGDTAVTRTGWYAAAVVGSLLLVLASGAALRLVPHWPEMGSRYDAPTGQAAGARPAAPTRPVEELSGLDLWRAIDEGHDPTDDDTSGPDRGAG; via the coding sequence GTGGCTGAGCCCCACCGCGCGCGGCGCACCTTCGCCCCGGTCGTGCTGCTGGGCCTGGCCGCGGGCACCCTGACGGCCGTCGCCGGCACCCGGCCGGGCGTCGACGTCGTGGGCGACCCGGGCTCCGGCGTCACCGCCTCGGTCGGTCTCGGCGGCCCCGAGGCGGCCTACGACCTGCCGCTGGTCACCTCGCTCGCCCTGGTGGCGCTGGCCGCCTGGGGCGTGGTCCTCGTGACCCGCGGTCGGGTGCGTCGCGTCGTCGTCGCGGTGGGCCTCCTCGGGTCGGTGGGGGCCCTCGTGGCCGCGCTGGCCGCCTGGGGCAGCCTGCCCGACGAGCTGCGCACCGCGCTCGAGCAGGTGGGCGCCGGCGACACCGCTGTCACGCGCACCGGCTGGTACGCCGCCGCGGTGGTCGGCTCGCTGCTGCTGGTGCTCGCCTCGGGCGCGGCGCTGCGGCTGGTGCCGCACTGGCCCGAGATGGGCAGCCGGTACGACGCCCCGACGGGCCAGGCGGCCGGCGCCCGGCCGGCCGCGCCCACCCGCCCGGTGGAGGAGCTCTCCGGCCTCGACCTGTGGCGCGCCATCGACGAGGGCCACGACCCGACCGACGACGACACGTCGGGGCCGGACCGGGGTGCGGGCTGA
- a CDS encoding HGxxPAAW family protein: MSNNHGNTPAAWTAVVVGLLGFTVGSVGLLFSPVSFTVFWIGVAITVAAGIVFLVMAKMGLHEEAGH, from the coding sequence ATGTCGAACAACCACGGCAACACCCCCGCAGCCTGGACCGCGGTGGTCGTGGGACTCCTCGGCTTCACCGTCGGCAGCGTGGGCCTGCTCTTCAGCCCCGTGAGCTTCACGGTCTTCTGGATCGGCGTGGCGATCACCGTCGCCGCCGGCATCGTCTTCCTCGTGATGGCCAAGATGGGCCTGCACGAGGAGGCCGGGCACTGA
- a CDS encoding DUF4190 domain-containing protein, translating to MSYNEPPPPPPQYGQPTYGGDQPVGTSKKATWSLVSGIVSLLCCGPLGILAIVLGRQAQAEIATTGQQGAGLAKAGFILGIVALVFLVVQIIVIASGGFSFDFSTS from the coding sequence ATGAGCTACAACGAGCCGCCTCCCCCGCCGCCGCAGTACGGGCAGCCCACCTACGGCGGCGACCAGCCCGTCGGCACCTCGAAGAAGGCCACCTGGTCGCTGGTCAGCGGCATCGTCTCGCTGCTGTGCTGCGGTCCACTGGGCATCCTGGCGATCGTGCTGGGCCGTCAGGCACAGGCCGAGATCGCCACCACCGGCCAGCAGGGCGCCGGCCTGGCCAAGGCCGGCTTCATCCTGGGCATCGTCGCCCTGGTCTTCCTCGTCGTGCAGATCATCGTCATCGCCAGCGGCGGCTTCAGCTTCGACTTCTCCACCAGCTGA